A genome region from Panthera leo isolate Ple1 chromosome A2, P.leo_Ple1_pat1.1, whole genome shotgun sequence includes the following:
- the CDHR4 gene encoding cadherin-related family member 4 isoform X1 has product MLVCGGTSGLNCLFLTELHCLPWFINVSESQGPGTILQSFSFNCTSHMPTLQLVHVQPPTTFFNPPSLTRWQGIYVGTVTLSSSARLDALSVNHYKLQLRFTCGNHVMEGPLSVNVWRDPGHSACAGRFASPAGEIIQVLETVTPGARLYTLLLPGLEVQRAQINIISAQDPPYFPGPFSINGQGWLLVPSQGLKGQAEKVFQLQILVTFGQNRSCLGMLKVKVLPVPSSLISFLKQASNITILEDLPPGGKVVQVRARGFDVRYEILSPVPCPLFSIGRADGVIRTTAPLELAQAPGAAVTRLRVKAHERLRPWASVELELTVNVRSVNRWPPRCLPAMLVTQIPETTPVGTVLNTFTCADPDSPGSILDYQLQFHSPPGSASLCLRDRVLEVNATLDCDARGACFQHAASILVLDGGQPLMTTEVPVLVMVTPVNEFSPACVPHKFRIREDAGPHTLLGSVVGMDKDYPHNNIEYYISGGPTIFSVDRLSGEVHLLGSLDYELQTLYRLNVLLIDHGQDQDPTHHRSGSCTITIEVEDVNDHAPECQPPFQELTIYALLGHSVEVTKVSCWVPQEPQRLAFSYSIVGGNSQNRFSLQGATLVYNNILLGPLWPEQFYTYELLIRVADAGPSIPHLSTTATVSVHLIPWSASTVATRTHRSTVPSVMTPLLVTDTEAFWQPEPWFVVVLTVTSALFVLALGWLLLRLFQGLVQMHQTPSKPTQALLLNGIQGTEESIQGFMEAPRMEMSQAPSSVDLSLQHFDGRAQDSRESPFSQTTLHLGPLSLLTPSQRLLLLPGIHYLLFP; this is encoded by the exons ATGCTTGTGTGTGGGGGGACCTCCGGTCTGAATTGTCTCTTCCTCACAGAACTCCACTGCCTGCCCTGGTTCATAAATGTCTCTGAGAGCCAGGGACCCGGCACGATCCTTCAGTCCTTCTCCTTCAACTGCACTTCTCACATGCCCACCCTGCAGTTGGTCCATGTGCAGCCACCCACCACCTTCTTCAACCCACCCAGCCTGACCAGGTGGCAGGGGATCTATGTGGGCACG GTGACCTTAAGCAGCTCGGCCCGGCTGGATGCTCTATCGGTGAATCACTATAAGCTGCAGCTGCGGTTCACATGTGGCAACCATGTGATGGAGGGACCACTCTCTGTGAATGTGTGGCGGGACCCTGGTCATAGTGCATGTGCTGGCCGATTTGCCAGCCCAG CTGGAGAAATCATTCAGGTTCTGGAAACAGTCACACCTGGGGCCAGACTGTACACTCTGCTGCTGCCAGGCCTGGAAGTCCAGCGTGCCCAG ATAAATATCATCAGTGCCCAGGACCCTCCATACTTTCCTGGACCTTTCTCCATCAATGGTCAAGGTTGGCTGCTGGTGCCATCCCAGGGCCTCAAAGGCCAGGCTGAAAAG GTCTTCCAGCTTCAGATTTTGGTGACTTTTGGACAAAATCGAAGCTGCCTTGGGATGCTCAAGGTCAAAGTTTTGCCTGTTCCCTCCAGCCTGATCTCTTTCCT GAAGCAAGCCTCGAATATCACCATCCTGGAGGACCTGCCCCCCGGGGGTAAGGTGGTTCAGGTCCGGGCCCGGGGCTTCGACGTGCGCTACGAAATCCTCTCCCCGGTGCCCTGCCCCCTCTTCTCCATCGGACGTG CCGACGGTGTGATTCGCACCACCGCGCCTCTGGAGTTAGCGCAGGCCCCGGGCGCGGCGGTCACTAGACTGCGAGTGAAGGCCCACGAACGGCTCAGGCCGTGGGCCAGCGTGGAGCTCGAGCTCACGGTGAACGTGCGCTCGGTCAACCGCTGGCCTCCGCGCTGCCTCCCAGCGATGCTGGT GACTCAAATCCCCGAGACCACGCCGGTGGGCACCGTGCTGAACACCTTCACTTGTGCTGATCCAGACTCTCCCGGCTCCATCCTCGACTACCAGCTGCAGTTCCACAGCCCTCCTGGCTCAGCTAGCCTCTGCCTTCGGGACAGGGTCCTGGAG GTGAATGCCACATTGGACTGTGACGCTCGTGGGGCCTGCTTTCAGCATGCAGCCTCCATCCTGGTGCTCGATGGTGGTCAGCCCCTGATGACCA CTGAGGTGCCAGTACTGGTGATGGTGACTCCTGTGAACGAGTTCTCCCCAGCCTGTGTCCCACACAAGTTCCGGATCCGGGAAGATGCAGGGCCCCACACTCTGCTGGGCTCTGTGGTGGGCATGGACAAGGATTACCCACACAACAACATTGAGTACTACATCTCTGGCGGGCCTACCATCTTTTCTGTGGACCGTCTCAGTG GGGAGGTTCATCTCCTGGGATCTTTGGACTATGAGCTGCAGACATTATACAGGCTCAATGTCCTGCTGATTGACCATGGCCAAGACCAGGACCCCACTCACCACCGCTCTGGTTCCTGTACAATTACCATTGAGGTTGAG GATGTGAACGATCATGCCCCCGAGTGTCAGCCTCCATTTCAGGAACTCACCATCTACGCTCTCCTGGGCCATAGTGTGGAGGTGACCAAGGTGTCATGTTGGGTTCCTCAGGAGCCACAGCGTCTGGCCTTCTCCTACAGCATTGTGGGAG GGAATAGTCAGAACCGATTCAGCCTGCAAGGAGCCACCCTGGTGTACAACAACATCTTGTTGGGGCCTCTCTGGCCAGAGCAGTTCTATACTTATGAGCTGTTGATCCGTGTGGCCGATGCAGGTCCCTCCATCCCCCACCTCAGTACCACAGCCACCGTCAGTGTGCATCTAATTCCCTGGAGCGCCAGCACGGTGGCCACCCGCACCCACAGATCCACA GTGCCTTCAGTGATGACACCCCTGCTTGTGACTGACACAGAGGCTTTCTGGCAGCCGGAGCCCTGGTTTGTGGTGGTGCTGACAGTGACCAGCGCCCTCTTTGTCTTGGCTCTGGGCTGGCTCCTCCTCAGGCTCTTCCAGGG GTTGGTCCAGATGCATCAGACACCAAGCAAACCAACCCAGGCTTTGCTACTAAACGG CATCCAGGGAACTGAGGAGTCCATTCAGGGGTTCATGGAGGCACCGAGAATGGAGATGTCCCAGGCACCCAGCAGTGTCGACCTGAGCTTG CAGCACTTTGATGGCAGAGCACAGGACTCCCGTGAGTCCCCCTTTTCCCAAACTACTCTTCACCTGGGTCCACTTTCTCTCCTTACCCCATCTCAGCGTCTCCTCCTACTACCAGGCATCCACTATCTACTCTTTCCCTGA
- the CDHR4 gene encoding cadherin-related family member 4 isoform X2, which translates to MLVCGGTSGLNCLFLTELHCLPWFINVSESQGPGTILQSFSFNCTSHMPTLQLVHVQPPTTFFNPPSLTRWQGIYVGTVTLSSSARLDALSVNHYKLQLRFTCGNHVMEGPLSVNVWRDPGHSACAGRFASPAGEIIQVLETVTPGARLYTLLLPGLEVQRAQINIISAQDPPYFPGPFSINGQGWLLVPSQGLKGQAEKVFQLQILVTFGQNRSCLGMLKVKVLPVPSSLISFLKQASNITILEDLPPGGKVVQVRARGFDVRYEILSPVPCPLFSIGRADGVIRTTAPLELAQAPGAAVTRLRVKAHERLRPWASVELELTVNVRSVNRWPPRCLPAMLVTQIPETTPVGTVLNTFTCADPDSPGSILDYQLQFHSPPGSASLCLRDRVLEVNATLDCDARGACFQHAASILVLDGGQPLMTTEVPVLVMVTPVNEFSPACVPHKFRIREDAGPHTLLGSVVGMDKDYPHNNIEYYISGGPTIFSVDRLSGEVHLLGSLDYELQTLYRLNVLLIDHGQDQDPTHHRSGSCTITIEVEDVNDHAPECQPPFQELTIYALLGHSVEVTKVSCWVPQEPQRLAFSYSIVGGNSQNRFSLQGATLVYNNILLGPLWPEQFYTYELLIRVADAGPSIPHLSTTATVSVHLIPWSASTVATRTHRSTVPSVMTPLLVTDTEAFWQPEPWFVVVLTVTSALFVLALGWLLLRLFQGLVQMHQTPSKPTQALLLNGIQGTEESIQGFMEAPRMEMSQAPSSVDLSLHFDGRAQDSRTGRDYLFNTLTGARRWL; encoded by the exons ATGCTTGTGTGTGGGGGGACCTCCGGTCTGAATTGTCTCTTCCTCACAGAACTCCACTGCCTGCCCTGGTTCATAAATGTCTCTGAGAGCCAGGGACCCGGCACGATCCTTCAGTCCTTCTCCTTCAACTGCACTTCTCACATGCCCACCCTGCAGTTGGTCCATGTGCAGCCACCCACCACCTTCTTCAACCCACCCAGCCTGACCAGGTGGCAGGGGATCTATGTGGGCACG GTGACCTTAAGCAGCTCGGCCCGGCTGGATGCTCTATCGGTGAATCACTATAAGCTGCAGCTGCGGTTCACATGTGGCAACCATGTGATGGAGGGACCACTCTCTGTGAATGTGTGGCGGGACCCTGGTCATAGTGCATGTGCTGGCCGATTTGCCAGCCCAG CTGGAGAAATCATTCAGGTTCTGGAAACAGTCACACCTGGGGCCAGACTGTACACTCTGCTGCTGCCAGGCCTGGAAGTCCAGCGTGCCCAG ATAAATATCATCAGTGCCCAGGACCCTCCATACTTTCCTGGACCTTTCTCCATCAATGGTCAAGGTTGGCTGCTGGTGCCATCCCAGGGCCTCAAAGGCCAGGCTGAAAAG GTCTTCCAGCTTCAGATTTTGGTGACTTTTGGACAAAATCGAAGCTGCCTTGGGATGCTCAAGGTCAAAGTTTTGCCTGTTCCCTCCAGCCTGATCTCTTTCCT GAAGCAAGCCTCGAATATCACCATCCTGGAGGACCTGCCCCCCGGGGGTAAGGTGGTTCAGGTCCGGGCCCGGGGCTTCGACGTGCGCTACGAAATCCTCTCCCCGGTGCCCTGCCCCCTCTTCTCCATCGGACGTG CCGACGGTGTGATTCGCACCACCGCGCCTCTGGAGTTAGCGCAGGCCCCGGGCGCGGCGGTCACTAGACTGCGAGTGAAGGCCCACGAACGGCTCAGGCCGTGGGCCAGCGTGGAGCTCGAGCTCACGGTGAACGTGCGCTCGGTCAACCGCTGGCCTCCGCGCTGCCTCCCAGCGATGCTGGT GACTCAAATCCCCGAGACCACGCCGGTGGGCACCGTGCTGAACACCTTCACTTGTGCTGATCCAGACTCTCCCGGCTCCATCCTCGACTACCAGCTGCAGTTCCACAGCCCTCCTGGCTCAGCTAGCCTCTGCCTTCGGGACAGGGTCCTGGAG GTGAATGCCACATTGGACTGTGACGCTCGTGGGGCCTGCTTTCAGCATGCAGCCTCCATCCTGGTGCTCGATGGTGGTCAGCCCCTGATGACCA CTGAGGTGCCAGTACTGGTGATGGTGACTCCTGTGAACGAGTTCTCCCCAGCCTGTGTCCCACACAAGTTCCGGATCCGGGAAGATGCAGGGCCCCACACTCTGCTGGGCTCTGTGGTGGGCATGGACAAGGATTACCCACACAACAACATTGAGTACTACATCTCTGGCGGGCCTACCATCTTTTCTGTGGACCGTCTCAGTG GGGAGGTTCATCTCCTGGGATCTTTGGACTATGAGCTGCAGACATTATACAGGCTCAATGTCCTGCTGATTGACCATGGCCAAGACCAGGACCCCACTCACCACCGCTCTGGTTCCTGTACAATTACCATTGAGGTTGAG GATGTGAACGATCATGCCCCCGAGTGTCAGCCTCCATTTCAGGAACTCACCATCTACGCTCTCCTGGGCCATAGTGTGGAGGTGACCAAGGTGTCATGTTGGGTTCCTCAGGAGCCACAGCGTCTGGCCTTCTCCTACAGCATTGTGGGAG GGAATAGTCAGAACCGATTCAGCCTGCAAGGAGCCACCCTGGTGTACAACAACATCTTGTTGGGGCCTCTCTGGCCAGAGCAGTTCTATACTTATGAGCTGTTGATCCGTGTGGCCGATGCAGGTCCCTCCATCCCCCACCTCAGTACCACAGCCACCGTCAGTGTGCATCTAATTCCCTGGAGCGCCAGCACGGTGGCCACCCGCACCCACAGATCCACA GTGCCTTCAGTGATGACACCCCTGCTTGTGACTGACACAGAGGCTTTCTGGCAGCCGGAGCCCTGGTTTGTGGTGGTGCTGACAGTGACCAGCGCCCTCTTTGTCTTGGCTCTGGGCTGGCTCCTCCTCAGGCTCTTCCAGGG GTTGGTCCAGATGCATCAGACACCAAGCAAACCAACCCAGGCTTTGCTACTAAACGG CATCCAGGGAACTGAGGAGTCCATTCAGGGGTTCATGGAGGCACCGAGAATGGAGATGTCCCAGGCACCCAGCAGTGTCGACCTGAGCTTG CACTTTGATGGCAGAGCACAGGACTCCC GCACAGGCAGAGATTACCTGTTCAACACGCTCACAGGAGCCCGGCGCTGGCTCTGA